In Perca fluviatilis chromosome 3, GENO_Pfluv_1.0, whole genome shotgun sequence, the following proteins share a genomic window:
- the abcb10 gene encoding ATP-binding cassette sub-family B member 10, mitochondrial translates to MRLLIRMSRCSHGAHLSKLKLPQPRMLWLDHRLTLSAAFRRKRPWTGVKSSVHPTTAFPFCSPGPFMSVLSCSPLRGLSILCPHTPTGRARTVTHTPVAFASSSASSSAASPPTPAGPAKTQTDTDSDQTPTTVPLEDVKRILQLAHPERWRLAAALGFLTVSSAVTMSAPFFLGKVIDTIYTTGTDTETMAASLTSLCIMLTGVFLCGGAANAARVYLMQTSGQQIVRNLRAALFSSILRQEVAFFDKNRTGELINRLSADTTVVGRSITDNLSDGLRAVAQAVAGVSMMFYVSPSLACFVLLVVPPVAGLAIVYGRYLRSISKRTQDALAQATQLAEERISNMRTVRAFGKELSEVNTYTQKTDLVLSLAQKEAVLRAGFFGVTGLSGNMMILSVLYKGGLLMASQHMTVGELSSFLMYTFWVGISIAGLSSFYSELMKGFGAGARIWELLDRKPEFPLNEGLMLPSDQLKGRLEFSDISFAYPTRKEAPIFQNLNLLVPAGTIMAVVGPSGSGKSTLVSLLLRLYDTDAGIITIDGHDIRDLNPYWLRSHIGTVSQEPVLFSCSIRDNIAYGAVDPDAVTTEDIYRAARVANAFNFIQTFPKGFNTVVGEKGVLLSGGQKQRIAIARALLKNPKILLLDEATSALDAENEFLVQEALERLMEGRTVVIIAHRLSTIQNANAVAVLDQRRIAECGQHTELLGNRQGLFRKLMEKQAFLQDEQKRALR, encoded by the exons ATGCGGCTTTTAATTCGCATGTCAAGGTGCTCACATGGAGCGCATTTGTCCAAACTCAAGCTACCACAGCCGAGGATGCTGTGGCTGGATCACCGTCTGACTCTCTCCGCTGCTTTCCGGAGGAAGAGACCGTGGACCGGGGTCAAGTCATCAGTCCACCCGACAACTGCCTTCCCTTTCTGCTCACCCGGGCCCTTCATGTCTGTCCTGTCCTGCAGTCCACTTAGGGGTCTTTCCATACTCTGTCCACACACACCGACAGGCCGAGCAcggacagtcacacacacacctgttgccTTTGCCAGCTCTTCAGCCAGCTCTTCAGCCGCCTCTCCACCTACACCAGCCGGACCAGCGAAGACCCAGACGGACACGGACAGTGATCAAACACCGACCACGGTTCCCCTGGAGGATGTTAAAAGGATTTTGCAACTTGCACACCCGGAGAGATGGAGACTGGCAG CTGCTTTAGGCTTCCTAACTGTCTCCAGTGCTGTAACCATGTCAGCGCCATTCTTCCTGGGTAAAGTGATCGACACCATTTACACCACTggaacagacacagagacaatggCAGCCTCCCTGACATCATTATGTATCATGCTGACCGGAGTGTTCCTGTGTGGTGGGGCAGCCAATGCTGCCAGAGTCTACCTCATGCAGACTTCAG GCCAGCAGATTGTTCGTAATCTCCGTGCCGCCCTCTTCTCCTCCATCCTCAGACAGGAAGTGGCATTTTTTGACAAGAATAGGACCGGCGAGCTTATCAACCGCCTCTCCGCTGACACCACCGTGGTGGGCCGCTCGATCACTGACAACCTGTCAGACGGGCTGAGAGCCGTCGCCCAGGCAGTTGCTGGTGTCAGTATGATG ttcTATGTCTCCCCCAGTCTTGCATGCTTTGTGTTGCTGGTTGTTCCTCCTGTGGCCGGTCTTGCTATAGTCTATGGCAGATACCTTCGCTCCATCTCCAAACGCACACAGGATGCACTTGCACAAGCCACACAG TTGGCAGAGGAGCGTATCAGCAACATGCGGACGGTCAGGGCTTTTGGTAAAGAGCTGTCCGAggtcaacacatacacacagaagaCAGACCTGGTCCTCAGCTTGGCCCAAAAGGAGGCTGTTCTACGAGCTGGCTTCTTTGGAGTg ACTGGTCTCAGTGGTAACATGATGATCCTGTCAGTGCTGTACAAAGGAGGGCTTCTGATGGCCAGCCAGCATATGACTGTGGGAGAGCTCTCATCGTTCCTCATGTACACCTTCTGGGTGGGCATCAGTATTGCAG GTCTGAGTTCATTTTACTCTGAGCTGATGAAGGGTTTTGGAGCAGGAGCCAGAATTTGGGAGCTGCTGGACAGAAAGCCTGAGTTTCCTCTAAATG AAGGCCTCATGCTTCCTTCAGACCAGCTGAAGGGTCGGTTGGAGTTCTCTGATATCTCCTTTGCCTACCCGACCCGTAAGGAGGCTCCCATTTTCCAGAACCTCAATCTGCTGGTCCCAGCTGGTACCATCATGGCTGTGGTGGGACCCAGTGGCTCTGGAAAATCAACCCTCGTCTCACTGCTCCTCAGGCTGTACGACACTGATGCTG GCATCATCACCATAGATGGTCATGACATCAGAGATCTGAATCCCTATTGGCTCAGGAGTCACATTGGAACTGTCAGCCAG GAGCCCGTGCTGTTTTCTTGCTCTATAAGAGATAATATAGCATACGGTGCAGTGGACCCGGACGCTGTGACCACAGAGGACATCTACAGGGCAGCCAGAGTGGCCAACGCCTTTAATTTCATCCAGACTTTTCCTAAGGGCTTTAACACCGTAGTGGGGGAGAAGGGAGTGCTGTTGTCAG GTGGTCAGAAACAGAGGATAGCAATAGCCAGAGCTCTGCTCAAA aATCCTAAGATCCTGCTGTTAGACGAAGCTACCAG TGCATTGGATGCTGAGAATGAGTTCTTGGTCCAGGAGGCCTTGGAGCGTCTGATGGAAG GGAGGACGGTCGTGATCATCGCTCACCGTCTGTCCACCATCCAGAATGCGAACGCAGTTGCTGTACTGGACCAGCGGCGTATAGCAGAGTGTGGCCAGCACACAGAGCTGCTAGGCAACAGGCAAGGACTGTTCAGAAAATTGATGGAGAAACAGGCATTTCTGCAAGACGAACAGAAACGGGCACTTCGCTGA